AAGCATTGAGGTCTGAAGAAAATTCTGCTGAAGGCATAGTGATTTTCCCGCAAGGaaatctcgtcgtcggagcCGGTGGAGTAGTATCCCCAGATTCCTTCAGGCAGAACTTTTTTCGCAACACTCTCGAAATCTGTCAGGGAGTAGATGGTGGAGAGCGAAGGcttgttggcaatggcctcttgccgttctctttcttttcgatcctcttcatcctcgtcgtcatcatcgtcgtcCAAGAAAACTATGcgttttttctttcttgagTCGCTGAACAGAGGGCTCGAGTTGGTTGCCAACAGGGTGGCGCCTAAGGCCATTCCTGACATCGGAATTGCCCACCTGGATAGACCTCTGCGGGAAAAGTGTCTAAGAGTACGAGTAAACATATCTTGCAATGTGAAATGACTGTGCCCAACTAGGGGCATTTAAGTATTTTTCACTCAGATCTTATCCGACTTTCCTAATTTGGCAGTCGCGCTTTAGATAGGTCCAGGCGATGAAACTGTTAGCGAAGAATTAGGAGGGGGATTGGGGGTCTTATAAAGCAGCTTCCTGAGCCGTGTGACCAAGTAGCTGTGGAACACAAAGTGATCACTCCTGTATGTTAGCGCGATAGGGTCGTATCTGGCGAACTCACAATAAAATGACTAATATCAGAATATTGAgccaaaaagacacaaTTAGAATGCAGAACATGGCCTGTACAGCGTGGACGACTCTGGCGACATAAGGGTCTTCCATCTTGCAGTAAGAACAAGAAACAAATTTAAAAAAGAGGGATTGCCCTATCCGCCTACCCTAAATGTTTCGCGGCGCGTTGGAAAACGCGAAATAGTAAACATATAATTTACTGCGATACAACCATGGGTCAGTCATTTGTGGCTCCCGCAGAGCCCGGCGATTCCAAGAGCAGCGTGGACAGCTCGCCGAGCGATGTGAGCGTTTCCGGACACAGCTCGGTCCACGTTTCGTCGCAATCGTCTCCGGCTTCGGTACTCAACTTGCCGTCAAAGCTGAGCCCCAACGAGCTCGAAGAAATGGACAGCGACGTGGAGGCTTTTATACAGGTTCTCGAACGTACGGAAGCCCAGCTACATAACGCCAAAGCCATGGAGCAACCGGAATTGGAGCGGCTGATCCAAATGGCAAAACAGACGGTCTTGCGCCTCAATTTGAACAAAAACCTGGTAAAGTACCAATTGAGGAGCAACATGGAGGAGTATGCAACGGAGCGTCAACttctgctcaaaaacatcGCAAGCATCGAGAAAAACATCCACATATTACAGAATGAGAACGAATGCATAAACATGAAGAACCTGAAACTGATCAAAAGCTTGAAAACGCTCAAGAATGACAAGGTGAAAGCACTCAAGGCGGAAAACGCGCTTCTACGCAAACAGATCCAGGACCAGTCGACCCGCAGCCCGACGATGTTGGATGCACTGGGAAGACTTGCGTCGCACGTGCTGGAAGAGGGCGAGTAACGATAGCTTGCGCTAAATATGATTTTCCTTGGTTGGCTATGCCCGCCAGAGGGTCCGGTGGGACACATGTACGCCTTAGCATTCCGACTCTGTCTCCTCTGGTTAGACTATGCATTGCGGTGCACGGATGTTAGTTTTCCATTTTCTATTTCTAAATTGTAGTAGCACcacaaataaatatttcagCATGGAGACTCTGGTGCTTGTTGCCATTGTGGTGATTCTGGCCACCTTTTTCCTAGGAAGCACGATATTTGCACCCTCTCGAACAGTGGAAATCAATCCCGCGGCCGACGATGTGGctgtggaggagcaggagtTCACTCCTCGTACTCTGTATAAGTACAATGGGTTCGATCTCGAGCAGATATATATTGCAGTGAAGGGCAATGTGTATGATGTGTCAAAATCCAGACAATTCTACGGTCCATCAGGGCCATACTCGAACTTTGCTGGCCACGACGCATCTCGTGGACTAGCAAAAAACTCGTTTGACGAGTGTAAGTATCTACTGTTTGTCTCAACTAACGTATAGCCATGGTGAGGGATTTTGGGGAGCCAATTGACGATTTGAAAGATCTTACGGAGGCAGAATGGAAAGCCCTGGATGGCTGGGAAGAAACGTTCAAGTCCAAGTACCCTAAGGTGGGGgttttggtggaggaaaagaaaTAGAAATAAAGATACATGAACCGAAATATCGAGAGTAATTTTAGTTTGATTTACAATTTTAGAATTAGTTTAGATGATATCTCTAGACGATCTAACTCCCAACAATTTGGGCCTAATAAACGTGATAGCATACGCGTCCTATTCGGAccaggagctcgaggaaatcaaagaatCTGGAGAACTCGCGCAATATGCATACTACAACGAGGTCCCTGTGGGCTTGGTGATCTGCAAGCCCCTCCAACCCGTGAACTCAAAATCGCCTGCAGGTCTGCTGGTTGATAAACTGTGCGTACTGCCTGCCTACAGCGGTAAGTATGGTCTAGAAGATAAATTACTGGAGTACGTCGAGAATGTTACAAGAAAGAGACACCTGGATAAAATATATGTGGTTACCGAGGAGCCGAGCCAATGGCAAAAATTTGGCTTTTCGTACGAGGACGCCTCGCAAGAACTTTATCGGAACCTCAACCTGGTAAAAGAgggccagcagctcttGAGGAAGGCGCTGAACAACTGAGGCCTGACTATACAATGTCTATTGTTGACTCCTGCGTCCAGGGCTTACCTAAGCAATTTCAGCTTCATAATAAATAGTCGAGTAGAGCAAGCACGTCAATAGAGTTGCCAAATATCACCAAGATGGTTGACTACGCCAACTGGCTCAAATCCGTTTCCGACGACACTAATATTGGTCGTCTTTCTATTCCAGGAACCCATAACTCTGCTGCGTGCCACACTGCGCTTCCTTCTGTCCAATGTCAGGGCGCATCTGTTACCAAACAATTAGAGCACGGAGTTCGGTTTTTGGACGTGAGACTGTCTCGCAACTTCATCACAACCCacgacgatgacgagcACAGAAATGATCTAATTGTCATTCATGGCAATTTCCCCGTCAAACTGCTCGGATCCGTCAAGTTCAGCGAGCTTTTGGACGAGGTGTATAAATTCGTCGACAAGCACCCTTCGGAGTTTGTGATCTTGTCCATAAAACAAGAGGGCACTGGTACCTGGGACAACCAGAATGATGAGTTTGCCAATGTCATCAATGACCGCTTCATCTCGAAAAATAGGGACAAATGGTACCTGCGTTCTGAGCTGCCAACATTGAGAGACTGCCGAGGTAAGATTATCCTGTTCAGACGTTTTGGTGTCCAAAATGGGGAGAAGCAAGGCTCTTTGGGTATTCCTGCCCCATCTTGGTCTTACAATACCACTGATGACGATAGAGGATGTATCAGGGTTCAAGACTTTTGTGAGATAAAGACCGAGCAAGATATTCCAAAGAAGGCGGAGTACGTTAAGAACATGATCAACAATGCCAAGAACTACAACAGCAGTAACAGTGACCCAAAGCTATTCATCAACTTTTGCTCGGGATCGAACTTCTTTGACCGTGACTGCTGGCCAGAGAAAGTCACCGAGGGTCTTATGGTGGCCAGCTTAGACGAGTGCTACGGCAAGGGATGTGGTACGGTGATTTTGGACTATAGTGAAAAGAACGACTGGAAGTTGgtcaagaagcttgttgaccAGAACTTTTAAGTATATGTATAAGTGGTTGATCAAATGTCCAGATAAATTGCTGTAGACGACATGCGGCTGCTGAGCTAAGAGAAAAAAACTTtgggaagaaaaaaaaagacgTCACAGACAGGATTCGAACCTGCGCGTGCAAAGCACACCGCCTTAGCAGGGCGGCTCCTTAACCACTCGGACACTGGGACTATTTTACAAAAAAAACGAAACATCACGACCTACATTTGTCCCGACTCGTAACCAATACAGACTAGTTTTCACTTGTACTTCTTTACTAGTATTCTTCTGTCGAATTTCATAATTGCAACCCTACCATAAGATAGGGCCGCACTCAATCAAATTCTGTCGATATTGCCCCTTACAGCGTCGCTCTAGGCAAACGCTGCATCCAGCTCA
This portion of the Ogataea parapolymorpha DL-1 chromosome IV, whole genome shotgun sequence genome encodes:
- a CDS encoding N-acetyltransferase — translated: MISLDDLTPNNLGLINVIAYASYSDQELEEIKESGELAQYAYYNEVPVGLVICKPLQPVNSKSPAGLLVDKLCVLPAYSGKYGLEDKLLEYVENVTRKRHLDKIYVVTEEPSQWQKFGFSYEDASQELYRNLNLVKEGQQLLRKALNN
- a CDS encoding Heme-binding protein involved in regulation of cytochrome P450 protein Erg11p: METLVLVAIVVILATFFLGSTIFAPSRTVEINPAADDVAVEEQEFTPRTLYKYNGFDLEQIYIAVKGNVYDVSKSRQFYGPSGPYSNFAGHDASRGLAKNSFDESMVRDFGEPIDDLKDLTEAEWKALDGWEETFKSKYPKVGVLVEEKK
- a CDS encoding 1-phosphatidylinositol phosphodiesterase; amino-acid sequence: MVDYANWLKSVSDDTNIGRLSIPGTHNSAACHTALPSVQCQGASVTKQLEHGVRFLDVRLSRNFITTHDDDEHRNDLIVIHGNFPVKLLGSVKFSELLDEVYKFVDKHPSEFVILSIKQEGTGTWDNQNDEFANVINDRFISKNRDKWYLRSELPTLRDCRGKIILFRRFGVQNGEKQGSLGIPAPSWSYNTTDDDRGCIRVQDFCEIKTEQDIPKKAEYVKNMINNAKNYNSSNSDPKLFINFCSGSNFFDRDCWPEKVTEGLMVASLDECYGKGCGTVILDYSEKNDWKLVKKLVDQNF